Within the Thalassoglobus sp. JC818 genome, the region TCTCGCCGTATTCGACCATCCGCTTCGCTTTTTCAATCACCATTTCCGCCACTTGAATGTGACGGCTGGGTGGTTCGTCGAATGTGCTGGAAACGACTTCGCAGTTGTCGCTTTTGACTTGCCGCTCCATCTCGGTCACTTCTTCCGGACGTTCGTCAATCAGCAGCATGATGACGTAAACATCCGGGTGATTTTGAATCACTGCTTGTGCGAGCTTTTGCAGCAACACAGTTTTTCCGGCACGCGGAGGCGAAACGATGAGCCCACGCTGGCCGAAACCGATGGGCGACACGATATCCACCACACGTGTGCTGATTTCAGCCTGATCATCTGATAGATGCAGTCGATCTTTCGGGTGCAGCGGAGTCAGGTCGTCGAAGGGAACTTTTTCCGATACGAGATTCGGATCCTGCCCGTTGATCGCTTCGACTCGCAGGAGAGCGAAATAGCGTTCGTTTTCTTTTGGAGGACGAATTTGTCCGGCGACAGTCGCACCCGTTCGCAATCCGAAACGGCGAATCTGACTTGGAGAGACGTAAATGTCGTCCGGACAGGGAAGATAGTGATAGTCCGGGCTGCGCAAAAAACCGAACCCGTCCGGCAGGATCTCAAGCGTCCCTTCGCCGAACATCAGACCGTTCATTTTGGTCCGTTCCTTCAGGATACGGAAAATGAGGTCCTGTTTCTTGAGCCCTTGATAGTCGGTGACATTTTCCTGCTTTGCCAGCTCGAACAATTCTTTGACCGTCATTCGCTGCAAGGCAGCGATGTGAATGTCCGACTGCTTGGCGTCTTCGTAGTGGGAGTTGGCAGGATCATAAATGGCTTGATCGCCGTCGGACGACTTCTGGCCAACGACGTCGGCGACATCCTTTGAGCGACCTGAAGTTGTTGATTTCGACATGATATTCTCGGGACAGTGTAGAGAGGAAGTTTTGGTGCCCTGGGTGGGATTGACGATTTTTCCTGAAATCAAAGATGGGCTTCAGAGTTGAAAAGGTGATTTGCAGTGAACGACAGCCCTGAACCTTAAGTGACTCAATTCAATCAGGATCTAGTGGTGATCATGGATGATGTTATGACTGAGACGGCTGTGAAACAGCTTCTCGATTTGTGGATTCGGTTTCGAACTGGCTGACATACCAGTCGATGAACAACGCGGCAGCCTGCTGTGGCGGAAGTGTGTGATCGACAACGAAGTCTGCCCTGTTTTTCTTCTCTGTCAAACTTAGCTGACTTGCTTCGCGCTTTGCGAATTCTTCCGGTGTCCATCCGCGCTTTTGGACCCGTTCCAGACGCACCTGTTCAGGAACATCCAGAAACACGACGGCATCGCAAACACTGACCCAGCCAGCTTCGATCATGAGCGCCGCATCGAGGAAAATGACCTCAGCCTCTAAATCTGATCTCATCTCCTGAAGTTGTTCTTCGAGGAGTCTTCGTATTTCCGGGTGAACAATTTGATTCAGTTGCAAACGTGCAGACTGCTGTTTCTCTTCAGTTCCAAACACCTGACGGGCCAGTGCAGACCGCACGACTTCGCCAGAGCTATCAAAAATGCCGTCTCCGAAATTCTCTCGAAGCTGCGATTTGACGGAATCAATGCGAAGGACCTGATGCCCGACCTGATCTGCATCCAAAATCCGAGCGTTCAGCTGTTCGCCGACTGCGCGCGTAAAGGTCGTCTTACCTGAGCCAATTCCACCGATCACACCGATCACAGGAATCGACAAAGGCTGATCCTTTGCACGGAAATGGGACTGCTGAGTTTTCAAGTTTTGAGTTTGGAGAAATGTGTGAAGGAAGGGAGGAACAGTCGCAAATTGATCTCAGGCTGAACCTGAATGATTGCATGGACCAAGGCACAACATGGGAAGTCTCAGAAACGACGCCACACGAGGTGCTGCTGAATTGAAATCAGCGGTCTCGATCTTTAGTTGATTCGTTATGAGTCAGTTCTGATTGAGTGGATTCAGATGATCTGTCAATCCGTCGACGGGTGAGGTGAAACTCCAGTTTCAGGGTAGACAGAATTCGAGCTGAAAAGACCCTGACTCTATGGTCGCTCGCCAAATCGCAAATGTCAATCATCTGTTTCCCTATCCGGATCGAATTTCTCAATCGGAATGGTTGGCAATCGGGTCTCAGCAGCGCAAGATGCAGATGATTGTGACGAAAATTCCGGGAACCTTCTCCCGAAGAGTTTCGTCTCACGGATGGTGAATCAAAGAAACGGGCTGATTTCAGACGGGTATTCCGCAAATCTGGAAAAACAGCCTCGACAGGATGCAAACATGTCTCGACCAACTTTCGCGGTGCTTCTTCTCTTTCTTTGCGGAGTGTCCCTGCTGGGAGTCTTCAGAATTCAGGCCCAGACACCAAATCTTGAGCAACAGCGTTCCGAGGCAGCGAAGCTGTTCAAAGATGGCCAGTACAAGGAGGCACTCACAATTTTTGTGGGGCTCGTGAAGTCTGAGGAAAACTCTGGGGCGACGCTGGCATACGATCTCAAGAGTGCAGCAAATTGTTACCGAAAGCTTCAACAAATGCACGAACTCGACGATCTTCTGGCAGTGATGATCAGCACTCACCCTGAGGATTGGAGGGGCTATTGGACAGCTGCACAAGAACTACAGATAGGCCCATCGAACGGAGTTGTCGTCGCAGGCGAATTTCGACGGGGAAATCAGCGGGGTGGCGGCGAGTACGCATCAGTCGAAGATCGGGATCGGGTTCAATCGCTTCGCTGGATGATGGAAGCCAAGCGGCTCATGCCGACCGAAGTGACTCCTGAAGAACAAGCCAATTTCTACGAGTTCTTCGCCAGCATTTATGCGGATGGTCGATTGGGAACACACTCCTGGTTGCTGCAAGACTCCACATCGCTCGAGGAACTTCCAGAGCCGGAAATCGGATATCAATACAACTATCGCTCACGGAAAGATCGTGCAGCTCCAGTCGATGAAAACGGCCAACCCATCTTTTTCACCGTTCCTTCGTCTCTGGAAGATGCGAAATCAGACGGCGAACGCTGGCGCTGGTGTTTGCAACAAGCTGCTGAGCAGGACCCGTCACGAAAGGCTCGTCTCGACTTCAACTTCGCAGAGTTCGCCCGATCTCAATTCGGCGTGCCCACTCTCAGACGCTGGGGGATCGATCTCAGCGGCCTCGACTCGAAAGATGAAGCCTCCGCAGAATCAAAAACTTGGCAACTCCCCACACTGGGAGAAGACGAAACAATCGCTCGACTGGCCACGGGGACTCTTCGCTTCAAACTTCCGGAAGATTACGACTTCATCGGGAACCTTCGGAAAATCAGCGAAAGCGACAACAAAGCCGATTCCGAACGCGCTTTGCTCTTGTTGGCGCAAGTCTTCGAAGACCGGCTTCAATACGACACCGCAGCTGAAGTCTGGAAGTTAGCAATTGAACGCCACGGTCCCGGAAGACAGAACTACCGACAAAACCGGCTCGACCAAATTGTCAACAACTGGGGACAGTTCGAGTCCGTTCAAAGCCAGGCATCCGGGGTCGGAGCCAAGATCGACTACCGGTTCCGCAACGGAGACCTCGTTCATTTCGCTGCTCAGGAAATCAAAGTCCCAGAGTTGATCAAAGACATTCAAATCTACCTGAAGACATCGCCCAAAGAACTCGACTGGCAAAAGCTTCAGGTGGAAAACATCGGCTACCGTCTTGTTTCCGAAAACGAAACGAAATATCTGGGTAAAACGGTCGCTGCCTGGTCGGTCGACCTCGAACCTCGCGAAAATCACTTTGACCGGCGAACGACAATCTCCACGCCATTGCAGAACGCGGGAGCCTACCTGCTGACTGCGAAGATGAACGACGGCAACACCAGCCGCATCATTATTTGGCTCGACAACACAGCGATCGTCAAGAAACAGCTCAACGGACGGTCAATGTATTTTGTCGCTGATGCTACGACCGGAGAACCACTCAACAAAATCCCGGTTGAGTTCTTCGGATGGAAGCAGGAGCAAGTTCCGAACACCGTTCGAGACTACGCGATTTCAGTCAAACAACACGCCGAGTTCACCAACGAAGACGGAGTTATCCTCGCTGACGAAAAGCTGCTCTCGGACGACATGCGATGGATGGCCATCGTTCAAACCGATGACAAACGCTTTGCCTACCTCGGATTCAGCGGCGTTTGGTACGGCGATTATCAACGCTCGAGATACGACCAGCAGAAAGTTTACGTCGTCACCGATCGTCCGGTTTACCGTCCAGAACAAAAGGTCGAATTCAAGTTCTGGATGCGTGAAGTCACTTACGAAAAGACAGACGCTGAGCGATTCGCCAATCAGGAATTCACCGTTCGAATCAGCGACCCGCAAGGGACGGAAGTCTTCAAACAGCGGATGACCACGGACAAATTCGGCGGACTCGCAGGTAGCTACGATTTACCAGAAGGTGCCACTCTCGGAAACTATTATCTTTCGATTGATCACGAACGAGGCATCAGCGGCGGCAATTCATTCCGAGTGGAAGAGTACAAGAAGCCTGAATTCGAAGTGACCATCGATGCTCCCCAGAAACCAGTCGCACTCGGCGAACCGATCCAAGCGACGATTTCAGCTCGATACTTCTTCGGAGCCCCAGTCACGAACGCCAAAGTTCAATTCAAAGTCGAAAGATCAAAACACGACTCGCGCTGGTTCCCTGTCACTCGCTGGGACTGGCTTTACGGCAGCGGATTCTGGTGGTTTGCATCGGAGTATCAATGGTACCCCGGTTTCAGTCGATGGGGCTCGCTGCCGCCGATTCCCGGTTGGTGGAACTGGAACCCGGATCCCCCCGAACTGGTTCTTGATCAGGAAGTCGAAATCGGTCCCGACGGAACCGTTCAAGTCGACATCGATACCTCACTCGCAAAAGCGCTGCATGGGGATAGCGACCACGAATACAAAATCACTGCCGAAGTGACCGATGCCTCTCGACGCACAATCGTCGGCTCCGGATCAGTCCTTGTGGCTCGAGAACCTTTCAAGGTCTTTGCATGGACGACTCGCGGGCATTACTCCGTCGGAAATGTCGTCGACGCTGAGTTTCAAGCTCGCACGGTCGACGGGCAAGGTGTTCAAGGAACGGGAAGTCTCAAACTTCAGCAGATTTCTTACGACGAAAACGGAATTCCCCAAGAAAAGACCGTTGAAGAATGGGAACTCAACACTGACGAAGACGGGAAAGCTTCACAAAAAATCAACGCTCAGTCCGCCGGGCAGTATCGCCTCTCGTACTCCGTCACCGCGGACGACAAGACAATTGAAGGAGCCTGCCTGTTCGTGATTCGCGGAGCCGGATTCGACGGCTCTGATTTCCGCTTCAATGACCTCGAACTGGTTCTCAACAAACAAACGTACTCACCCGGTGAAGAGATCGAACTTCTCGTGAACACCAACCGGATCGGCTCGACGGTCCTGCTGTTCGTGCGAGCAGAGAACGGACTGGCCCCGGCCAAACCGCAAATCTTGCGTCTGGATGGCAAGAGCACCGTCGTCCCCATTGAAGTCGTCGATCGCGACATGCCGAATTTCTTCATCGAAGCGATCACCATTTCCAACGGGGAACTGCATACCGCCGTTCAGGAAGTCGTCGTTCCGCCTCAGGATCGAATCATCAATGTTGAGATCCTGACCGAAACCGAAAAGTTCCGGCCCGGACAACAAGCTGACATTCAAGTCAAATTCACTGACGACGAAGGCAAACCTTTCGAAGGTTCACTCGTCATGAGCGTGTACGACCGCGCGGTCGAGTACATCTCCGGTGGCTCGAACGTGACCGAGATCCGTGAATTCTTCTGGAAGTGGAAACGGAATCACTACCCAAATTCTGAACACAACCTAAGCAAGTATTTTGGATTGCTCACGAAGTCCGGAGAAATCCTGATGGGGAACATCGGGATCTTTGGCGGTGAAGTTGCAGACACTGACAAACTTGCCAAGCGCAAACTGGAGTTAGCTGATGGAGCTCCTCAAGGCAGGGGTGGTCGATTGATGAGTACACGAGCGATGCCTGCTCCGATGTCAGCTGCCGGAGGAGAAGTCGCGGAATCGATGGTCGCAGATTTTGCAGCAGAAGCCCCTGCCGAAGCTGAGATGGTCGCACCAACAGTTCGAACTAACTTCGCCGACACCGCTTTCTGGAAAGCAGATCTCTCAACCAATCACGACGGAATCGCTGAAGTCTCATTCACGATGCCGGAAAATCTTTCCTCATGGAAAATGCGTGCCTGGGGCTTGGGAGAGGGCACGGCAGTCGGTGAAGCAACCACTGAAGTTGTCACGTCGAAAGACTTCGTCGTTCGACTCCAGGCTCCGCGATTCTTCGTCGAGAAAGACGAGGTCGTGATTTCTGCAGTTGTTCACAACTATCTGGAAACCGCCAAACAAGCTGAAGTCTCACTCGACCTCAGTGGCGATACTCTCAAGTTCCTCTCTCCCGACGATCAACAACAGACCGTTCAAATCACAGCGGGTGGGGAAGCACGCATCGACTGGCGAGTTAAAGCAGTCGCTGAGGGAACCGCCACAATCACTGCACAAGGACTGACCGACGAAGAGTCGGATGCGATGAAAATGTCATTCCCGGTGTATTTGCATGGGTTTGAAAAGTTCGAGTCGTTCGCCGGAGTCATTCGTCCGGAAGACACAAGCGATCGGATCGTCATCGTTGTCCCCGAAGAGAGACGCCCCGAACAGACCCGGCTTGAAATTCGGTACTCGCCGACTCTTGCTGGAGCAATGGTGGATGCTCTCCCCTACCTCGCCGAATATCCATATGGCTGCACCGAACAAACTCTCAACCGGTTCGTGCCGACGGTCATCACGCAGGGCATCTTGCGTCGCATGGGATTAAATCTTGCAGAGATCAAGGAGAAACGTACCAACCTGAACGCCCAGGAAATTGGCGATCCGAATGAACGTGCAACTCGCTGGAAACACTTCGACCGAAACCCTGTTTTCGACGAAGCCGAGCTCACACGGATGGTCAAGAAGGGAGTTCAGGATCTCACCTCGATGCAGAATTCCGACGGTGGATGGGGATGGTTCTCTGGTTATGGAGAACGTTCTTATCCGCACACGACAGCGGTTGTTGTCCACGGGCTGCAACAAGCTGCGAAGAACGATATTGCGATTGTCGATGGAATTATCGAGAAGGGAATTGCGTGGCTCACTAAGTATCAACTTGAGCAGGTCGAATTGCTGGAGGAAGGAGATCGACAGACTGAGAACCCGAGTCGCAAGCGTCATCGAACGCAAGCGAGTAACCTCGACGCTCTCATCTTCTCTGTTCTCGTCGACGCTGGCGAAGTCAATCAGTCGATGCAGAACTTTCTCTATCGCGACCGTCTGAAACTTTCACTGTACGGTCAGGCACTCACTGGTCTCGCTCTCGACAAGATCGGCGCCAATGAACAACGCGACATGATCGTGCGCAACATCGATCAATTCGTGACCGTCGATGACGAAAACCAGACCGCCTATATCGATTTGCCGAACAACGCATACTGGTGGAATTGGTATGGCAGTTCGATTGAAGCGAACGCTCAATACCTCAAGCTGCTCTGCCGGATCGCACCGCAAGCCCCCAAAACTTCCGGTCTTGTGAAGTTCATTTTGAACAACCGTAAGCACGGCTCGTACTGGACCAACACCCGAGATACTGCCTACTGCATTGAAGCACTGGCTGAGTACCTCGAAGCGACGAACGAACTGAAGCCAGACATGACCGTTGAAGTCTTCATTGACGGAGAACGCAAGCAGTCAGTCGAAATCACCTCAGACAATCTGTTTACCTTCGAGAATGCATTCGTGATCGAAGGAGCGGATCTAACCTCGGGTGAGCACACCATCGAACTTCGCAAATCCGGCACCGGCCCGCTGTATCACAACGCGTACCTGACGAATTTCTCGCTTGAAGATTTCATCACGAAAGCCGGCCTGGAAGTCAAAGTTCAACGCACGTTCTATCGACTCGTTCAGGACGAGAGTGCCAGCTCGGTCGTGTCCGGAAGTCGAGGTCAAGTCGTCGACCAGAAATCATTGAAATACGACCGAGTCCTTCTCGAGAATCTCAGCGATGTGAAAAGCGGAGACCTGATTGAAGTCGAACTCGAGATCGATTCGAAGAACGACTACGAATACGTCATTTTCGAAGACCTCAAAGCTGCTGGAACCGAGCCAGTTGACCTGAGGAGTGGCTACACGAGCGGTGGCCTCGGAGCGTATGTCGAATTCCGGGACGAACGAGTCGCCTTCTTCATGCGAACTCTGGAACGGGGCAAACATTCGGTGAGCTATCGTCTTCGAGCAGAGATCCCCGGACAATTCAGCGCCCTCCCCGCTCGGGCATACGCCATGTACGCCCCCGAACTTAGGGGAAATTCCGACGAGTTCAAGCTGATCATCGAAGACACTGAGTAGTCCAAGTGATGCATCAAAAAAGAAAGGACGCCAGAGCAATTCTGGCGTCCTTTTGTTTTGAACTCGCGTAACGCTCGATGTTCAATCGCTGAAACAGTTGGGCAAAGTTCTCTTGCCAGCAACTCAATTGCGAGAGCAACTCGCTCTAGTTGGAAGAGCTATCAACGTCCTCTTTCCAGAGTCCGTCGCGAATCAGGGATTCGGTCATCTTCTCCACAACTTCTGAATGTTGAGCGGAGAGATCTGTCTCTTCACCTGGATCAGTTGTGACATCATAGAGCTTCCACTCTCCGGGAGACGCCAAGTCTGCGTCGCGGTTTGGTTTGTCCGGATAGCGGACAAGTTTCCACTTACCTGATCGAACGCCAACACTTGTGCGACCCTCCTGGCTCGCGAAATAAAGGTACTCGTGTCGCTTTTGGTCAGCATCATTTCCGAGCAGCGTTGGAGCGTAGGAAATTCCATCAATCCCGTCGGGAGTTTCCGCACCAGCCAGTTCGCACGCTGTCGGCAGGAAATCATAAAATGCAGAAGGGAGATCGCTGGTTTTTCCAGCTGGAACAGTTCCCGGCCAGCGTGCGATGAAAGGAACTCGAATTCCGCCCTCGTGCATCGATCGCTTGTACCCCTGCAGCGGGCCATTGGAGTCAAAGAACTCGTGCTTGTGGCCTCCTTCTTCGTGAGGTCCATTATCTGACGTGAAGATGATGAGCGTCTTTTCAGTCAAGTCGAGATCATCCAGCAGCGCCATCAACCGTCCCACGTCGCGATCCATGTGCGTGATCATCGCTGCAAATCCTTTCTCCGGATTCGGCCAGTCACGATCTTTGTAGATCCCGTAGTCAGGCACCTCCATCCCATCGCCAACAGCACGTCCGCCCTCGTTATTCGCGTGTGGAATCGTCCAATGGATGTGAAGCAAGAAAGGTTCGGCGGCGTTCTCTTTGACGAACTTGAAGGCCGCATCTGTCATGAAATCATGTGAGTAACTGACCCTGACCGATGAAACGCGACCGCGACCGTTTTCGTAGTCTCCGATGACGTTTCCGGGGAGTGTGACTTGTTTCTTGTTCTCCCAGAGAAACGTTGGATAAAAGTTGTGGGCATTGCTTTGATTCAAGTAGCCGAACCAGTAATCAAACCCGTTATTGTTGGGATGTCCCGGGTTGTTGATTTCGTCAGGAGTGTCCACATTCCCCAAAGCCCATTTTCCAACTCCACCGGTTCGATAGCCAACTTTCTTAAGCTGTTGACTGACTGTTGCTTCCATCCCGGTCAGGCTGCGAGGTCGATTTCCGATGAGTCCGGTCGTTCCACAATGCTGACCGGTCCAAAGCACTAGTCGTGATGGTCGACAGACGGTGTGCCCGGAATAGTGATCAGTGAAACGCATTCCCTGACTGGCCAGCCGATCGATGTTGGGGGTTTCGATCACCTCTTGCCCATAGCACCCCAAGTCTCCGTACCCCAGATCATCCGTCATGATGTAGATGATGTTCGGGCGATCGGCAGCTTGAAGCAGACCAATGGTGATGAAAAGCTGTAAGCCGAATACGGTCAGAATGAACTTTAACAATAGAGACTCCTCATGTAGCGATCTTCGTGAAAGCCCGCTGCCCGAACAATTTCCGATGGATCAGGCTTTTGGTTGAGAGAGAACGAGCAATGTTTGCGCAGCCCGGATGCGAGCGTCGAGATAATCGTCCTCTAACAACTGCAGAAGCAACTCTTTCGCTTCAGTCGCTCGTGCGTCACCTGCGAATGTGGCTGCATACGTCCGAATTGCGGGGTCATCGTCGCTCAGATTGTCGATCAATGCTTGCATTCCTGCTTCATCACCCAGAGTTGCCAACGCATGCTCATTGTAAGCTTTGACCAGCGGATCATTCGCGCGTTTGACGTTTCGACGCATTTGTCGAACGTCCGATTGATCACCAATCCGGGCCAGAATCCAGGCTGCGATGCGGAACGTCTGTTCGTCGTCGCTCTTTAACTCTCGACGCAGCAGCTTCATGGCTCGCTCATCACCAGACCGTGCCAGTGCGGCAGCTGCCATGAGCTTGGTCTTCATGTCGGTGGTCGTTCTCAGCACCTGCTTCAGCCCTTTTCCGTTGCCGATCGCGTCGACCTTGAACAAACTTTCGGCCGCGTGCGTATGACCGTATGTGTCTTCCTTGTCGAGGATTTCGAGCATCGTCGCTGTGTACTCAGTCGCTCCAGCCCGAACGAGTTCGCGTGCGAGGCCGCAGCGTTTCTGATCGTCAGTTTCAGCTGGCAATTTTGGCTCGAGGGCTTCGCGAACTTCATCCCCGTAACCGGCGAGAGTAAGTGCCTCTGCGGCATGCATCGCAGGCCAGAACTCGTCGGAGGCCATCGCCTCTCGCAAGATTTTGAGGCACTGTTCCTCCTGAGCATCGGTCAACTGAATCGTTTCACGGGCAGCCAGCGCTCCTTCACCACCGTTGACACTTCCGAACGGTGAGACAAGCAGAGCCACTGAGCACATCAACAGGAGATTTTTCATCGATCAACTTTTTCGTGAGTTGAGAAATCGGTGCAGACATTCACATTACAAATCTTCGATGCATTTGTCTGCCTTCGCAACCGACAAACCGCTACTCGATGAATTCAGCCAACGATTTCGAATCATTCATCAAAGTCTTGAATGTTCGCTTCGAGCATCCGTTTCAATCCGAGGAAATCCCCTCCGTGAGCGAGAAGCTGTGCCCCCTGCTGGCGACGCTTCTGAATCTCTTCCTTGCCGCTGACCGGGCAGGCCCATGCTTTGCCGTGCTTTTTGCAGGCATCAGCAGTTCGTTGATAGGCCTCTTCGAGGGACCAACCGGTCTCCTGATGTCGCAGCCGCAACCCGAGATCTCCTGGACCAATGAACAGAACGTCAACTCCGTCAGTCGCAGCGATCTTTTCGACGTTCTCAATCGCTTGAGGTGTTTCAATCTGGACGACGAGAAATGTTTCTCGATTGGCTTCCTCAGGGAAGGTCATCGGATCGTTGCAGAGAAAGTCTGCATCCAGCCCAGCTCCGTCGAGCCCACGATCTCCAATTGGCGGAAACTTGACGGAATCGACCAGCATGGCTGCTTTCTCGGGTGTGCTGACATGCGGAATCATCAAGCCCGTGGCTCCGTCTTCAAGCAAGCGATACAGACGCGTTTTCTCGAGTGTTCGCGCTCGGACCATGATGTCGATGTCGAACAGATGCCCGAACGCCAGCAGCGACTGAATCTGATGATCTTCCATCTGCCGGTGTTCGGTATCCAGCCAGATACAATCGTAACCAGCATTCGCTGCGTGCTTAATATATGCAGGGATGTAGTGCCCCAAAGCACACATACGAGCCGTTTCCCCAGCACGAATTTTCGCAAGTGTCCGACTCTTTCGCATTGTGTTCCTGCAGTTCTATTGAGGATGAAGTGGAGAGTTTTCAGGTGGGCGCAAGGAGGGAGTGTGTCAGCCGTCAGCGACTTCGTCAATCGCCCTTCTCTTCGGCTTTTGCGGAACTTGCGGGACGGTCGGGCATCATCAGACTCACCAGACAGCCGACTCCCAGATTCACCGCAAGAGCGATCGGAGCAATCCATTGAAAGCTGATGGGGTCTGTCATCTGGACGGGGTCTGAACCGGGGACTTCGACGAAACCAAAGAGCGGACCCGAGAACGCAATCAAGACGGCAGTGACAATCCCGCAAACGGTCCCGATCCACACACCAATTCGGCTCGAGAAGGGAACAAACAGTGCGTAAAAGAACAGCCCAAAGATCGGAGTGGCCAGCAGGTTCGACGTCTTTTCAGTCACCTCCGTAATATTCCCGGGGACTCGATCCATGATTGAGCTGAGAATCACCACAAACAATCCGATTCCGAAAGCAAGTCGTCGAGCCAGACGAACGTGAGCTTCTTCCGACTCTGGTTTTTTTCCGAAGCGATCGAGCCCGTCAGTCATGACGACAGCAGTAATCGAGTTCACTCCCGAATCCAGGCTCGACATGGCCGCCGCAAACATCGCTGCGACGACGAGTCCCGATACTCCGGGAGGGAGTAGGCGCGAGATGAAATACGGGAAGAGATCATCTGCATCCGCCTTAAGGTTTGTTCCCGGTGGAAGCTGATCGAGGTTGGCTTCGAAGTATCCAAGAAGCGCAAAACCGACGAGCCCCAAGGTCAGGGCGACGATCACCGCCACGGTCAACTGGACCGCCAATGCTCTACGTGCCGCAGCGGCATCTTTGGTCGCCATGAACCGCTGCACCGAAGTTTGATCCCCTCCCAGAGTACAGACGTACCAGGTTCCCTGACTGAGAATGGCACCAATCACCGTCAAGCGTGTCGCAGCATTTTCCGGGAAAACCGGCTGCTTGTCCCAGATCGGATGCCACTGCGTCGGAAACCACTGAAAGCCTCCCATCTTCGCAGTGACAATCGCGATCACTGTCAGTGCTCCGCCATACAGCAAGAGTGTTTGAATTGCGTCAGTGATGACCACCGCACGCAGTCCTCCCATTGACGTGTAAATCACTGCGACCGTTCCCGTGAGCAACGAGACCAGCGGAATCCAGCGCTCATCGGCCCCAATCATTATTGTGAGTGCTTTGGCTGTGAGATAGACCAGCAACGCCATCCATACGAGTCTCAGAATGACGAACATTGCCGCGCCGAGAAGACGCATTTCGAGTCCCAAGCGATTTTCCAGCAACTCGTACGCACTTGTGACTCGATGTCGCATGTAAACCGGAAGCATTGCGAAGCCGACGATCAAAAAGACAAACGGCAACGAGAGTAAGCTGCAAAACTGAACAGGTCCTCGTCCGAGCGCTTCACCGGGGAACTTGAGATAAGAAATCGTGCTCAACAGGGTCGCGAACAGCGACACCCCAATCAGCACGGGATTCATCGCTCCGCTGCCGACAAAGTATTCTTCCGTCGACGTCTGCCGGCGACTGAAGTACCAGCCCAGCCAAATCGTGCCACCCCCATAAGCGAGCACAATGATCCAGTCGATCGCTGCCAAACCGGTCTGTCCTGCGTCCGGACCAAACTCAGTCGACAAGTCCGCCAGAAGCACACAGCTCGAGAATGGGAGTGAAGATTGCAAGACGCATGAAAGACCCATCAGCATGAATCATACTT harbors:
- a CDS encoding MG2 domain-containing protein; the protein is MSRPTFAVLLLFLCGVSLLGVFRIQAQTPNLEQQRSEAAKLFKDGQYKEALTIFVGLVKSEENSGATLAYDLKSAANCYRKLQQMHELDDLLAVMISTHPEDWRGYWTAAQELQIGPSNGVVVAGEFRRGNQRGGGEYASVEDRDRVQSLRWMMEAKRLMPTEVTPEEQANFYEFFASIYADGRLGTHSWLLQDSTSLEELPEPEIGYQYNYRSRKDRAAPVDENGQPIFFTVPSSLEDAKSDGERWRWCLQQAAEQDPSRKARLDFNFAEFARSQFGVPTLRRWGIDLSGLDSKDEASAESKTWQLPTLGEDETIARLATGTLRFKLPEDYDFIGNLRKISESDNKADSERALLLLAQVFEDRLQYDTAAEVWKLAIERHGPGRQNYRQNRLDQIVNNWGQFESVQSQASGVGAKIDYRFRNGDLVHFAAQEIKVPELIKDIQIYLKTSPKELDWQKLQVENIGYRLVSENETKYLGKTVAAWSVDLEPRENHFDRRTTISTPLQNAGAYLLTAKMNDGNTSRIIIWLDNTAIVKKQLNGRSMYFVADATTGEPLNKIPVEFFGWKQEQVPNTVRDYAISVKQHAEFTNEDGVILADEKLLSDDMRWMAIVQTDDKRFAYLGFSGVWYGDYQRSRYDQQKVYVVTDRPVYRPEQKVEFKFWMREVTYEKTDAERFANQEFTVRISDPQGTEVFKQRMTTDKFGGLAGSYDLPEGATLGNYYLSIDHERGISGGNSFRVEEYKKPEFEVTIDAPQKPVALGEPIQATISARYFFGAPVTNAKVQFKVERSKHDSRWFPVTRWDWLYGSGFWWFASEYQWYPGFSRWGSLPPIPGWWNWNPDPPELVLDQEVEIGPDGTVQVDIDTSLAKALHGDSDHEYKITAEVTDASRRTIVGSGSVLVAREPFKVFAWTTRGHYSVGNVVDAEFQARTVDGQGVQGTGSLKLQQISYDENGIPQEKTVEEWELNTDEDGKASQKINAQSAGQYRLSYSVTADDKTIEGACLFVIRGAGFDGSDFRFNDLELVLNKQTYSPGEEIELLVNTNRIGSTVLLFVRAENGLAPAKPQILRLDGKSTVVPIEVVDRDMPNFFIEAITISNGELHTAVQEVVVPPQDRIINVEILTETEKFRPGQQADIQVKFTDDEGKPFEGSLVMSVYDRAVEYISGGSNVTEIREFFWKWKRNHYPNSEHNLSKYFGLLTKSGEILMGNIGIFGGEVADTDKLAKRKLELADGAPQGRGGRLMSTRAMPAPMSAAGGEVAESMVADFAAEAPAEAEMVAPTVRTNFADTAFWKADLSTNHDGIAEVSFTMPENLSSWKMRAWGLGEGTAVGEATTEVVTSKDFVVRLQAPRFFVEKDEVVISAVVHNYLETAKQAEVSLDLSGDTLKFLSPDDQQQTVQITAGGEARIDWRVKAVAEGTATITAQGLTDEESDAMKMSFPVYLHGFEKFESFAGVIRPEDTSDRIVIVVPEERRPEQTRLEIRYSPTLAGAMVDALPYLAEYPYGCTEQTLNRFVPTVITQGILRRMGLNLAEIKEKRTNLNAQEIGDPNERATRWKHFDRNPVFDEAELTRMVKKGVQDLTSMQNSDGGWGWFSGYGERSYPHTTAVVVHGLQQAAKNDIAIVDGIIEKGIAWLTKYQLEQVELLEEGDRQTENPSRKRHRTQASNLDALIFSVLVDAGEVNQSMQNFLYRDRLKLSLYGQALTGLALDKIGANEQRDMIVRNIDQFVTVDDENQTAYIDLPNNAYWWNWYGSSIEANAQYLKLLCRIAPQAPKTSGLVKFILNNRKHGSYWTNTRDTAYCIEALAEYLEATNELKPDMTVEVFIDGERKQSVEITSDNLFTFENAFVIEGADLTSGEHTIELRKSGTGPLYHNAYLTNFSLEDFITKAGLEVKVQRTFYRLVQDESASSVVSGSRGQVVDQKSLKYDRVLLENLSDVKSGDLIEVELEIDSKNDYEYVIFEDLKAAGTEPVDLRSGYTSGGLGAYVEFRDERVAFFMRTLERGKHSVSYRLRAEIPGQFSALPARAYAMYAPELRGNSDEFKLIIEDTE
- a CDS encoding arylsulfatase; amino-acid sequence: MLKFILTVFGLQLFITIGLLQAADRPNIIYIMTDDLGYGDLGCYGQEVIETPNIDRLASQGMRFTDHYSGHTVCRPSRLVLWTGQHCGTTGLIGNRPRSLTGMEATVSQQLKKVGYRTGGVGKWALGNVDTPDEINNPGHPNNNGFDYWFGYLNQSNAHNFYPTFLWENKKQVTLPGNVIGDYENGRGRVSSVRVSYSHDFMTDAAFKFVKENAAEPFLLHIHWTIPHANNEGGRAVGDGMEVPDYGIYKDRDWPNPEKGFAAMITHMDRDVGRLMALLDDLDLTEKTLIIFTSDNGPHEEGGHKHEFFDSNGPLQGYKRSMHEGGIRVPFIARWPGTVPAGKTSDLPSAFYDFLPTACELAGAETPDGIDGISYAPTLLGNDADQKRHEYLYFASQEGRTSVGVRSGKWKLVRYPDKPNRDADLASPGEWKLYDVTTDPGEETDLSAQHSEVVEKMTESLIRDGLWKEDVDSSSN